The Fusobacterium necrophorum subsp. necrophorum genome has a window encoding:
- a CDS encoding MATE family efflux transporter: MNDKVKIMSEENITKALFKLGMPMVISMLVMALYNVVDTYFVSGLGKQAVAAVSVAFPISLIFSGIGLTFGAGAGSYISRLLGGKNKKEADTVATVSMFSSAVIGLTVGLILLLFLTEVLKFMGAIPSIMDMAKIYAGIFIASAIFSTINVTSGNIAVSQGAAKVSLKAMIVGSVLNMILDPVFVYKFDLGVKGAAIATLISQLVTGLMYLFYFKGGKSFLEIRLINFKPTSGIYKEILKVGISMFLLQIFSSISISKISSSASLYGEEAIAAMGIVLRIVTLGTKDILKYELFQKRFLLNQAHNY, from the coding sequence ATGAACGATAAAGTAAAAATTATGAGTGAAGAAAATATAACAAAGGCACTTTTTAAACTTGGGATGCCAATGGTTATAAGTATGTTGGTGATGGCATTATATAATGTCGTGGATACATATTTTGTATCTGGGTTAGGAAAACAAGCAGTTGCCGCTGTATCCGTTGCGTTTCCTATTTCCTTAATATTTTCCGGAATAGGGTTAACTTTCGGTGCGGGAGCAGGTTCCTATATTTCTCGTTTGTTAGGAGGAAAAAATAAGAAAGAAGCAGATACTGTTGCAACGGTGTCAATGTTTTCAAGTGCTGTTATTGGTTTAACAGTAGGATTGATTTTACTTCTGTTTTTAACTGAAGTTCTAAAATTCATGGGTGCTATTCCTTCGATTATGGATATGGCAAAGATATATGCCGGTATATTTATCGCAAGTGCAATATTTAGCACAATAAATGTAACTTCAGGAAATATAGCAGTATCACAAGGAGCTGCTAAAGTTTCTTTGAAAGCAATGATTGTAGGTTCCGTACTTAATATGATTTTAGATCCAGTTTTTGTTTATAAGTTTGATTTAGGTGTAAAAGGAGCTGCCATTGCAACTTTAATTTCCCAATTGGTAACAGGTTTAATGTATCTGTTTTATTTCAAAGGAGGGAAAAGTTTTCTTGAAATAAGACTAATTAATTTTAAGCCTACATCCGGTATCTATAAAGAAATTCTAAAAGTAGGAATTTCTATGTTTCTATTACAGATTTTTTCAAGTATATCTATCAGCAAAATATCTTCATCTGCATCATTATATGGAGAAGAAGCAATTGCAGCCATGGGAATAGTTCTCAGGATTGTTACATTAGGAACAAAGGATATCCTAAAATACGAACTGTTTCAGAAACGATTTCTGCTAAATCAAGCACATAACTATTAA
- a CDS encoding ABC transporter ATP-binding protein translates to MCLDSLGSMMTYFILYLTIIDIFNGTLNMNGVVKYTVVCLAAVILRILAYRKSYLMSFENSFEITGELRIKLANHFRKLSLGYFNKNNKGYLINTLTNDLTSFEGLLSHTLPFLIKMATMCIFLIIGTFFINYKLALAECFMIFISIPILIFGEKTAKTLEIDKRRINETMISNVLEYIGGIKVFRAYNMQASNFDRLKNNMDLVRKNGISTEMKLAIPTALYASLVNFIIPMTLLGGGYLFLKGDFKGESLIAFMVMGIALSGVLSSFERYYIMLKNLKIASDNLKEVMKYKTFDYNNKEDEICSYSVEFKDVSFSYDDNKEVLHNINFTANEGSVTALIGESGSGKSTIMNLIARFWDVTNGEILIGAKNIENINPDSLLASVGAVFQENILLSDTIFNNILIGNPNASYDDVIEASKIACCHEFITSLPEGYNTKVAEGGTSLSGGEKQRISIARAILKNAPILLLDEFTASLDADNEMRINKAFEHLIKGKTVVVIAHRLHTIRNADQIILLNKGEIEEIGNHAELFKKRGHYYKMITKQIESKND, encoded by the coding sequence ATGTGTTTAGATAGCTTAGGAAGTATGATGACATATTTTATTTTGTATTTGACGATTATTGATATTTTCAACGGAACATTAAATATGAACGGCGTAGTCAAATATACTGTTGTATGTCTGGCGGCTGTGATACTGAGAATTTTAGCATATAGAAAAAGTTACTTAATGTCTTTTGAAAATTCTTTTGAGATTACAGGAGAATTGAGAATTAAATTAGCGAACCATTTTAGAAAATTAAGTTTAGGATACTTTAATAAAAATAATAAAGGATATTTAATCAATACTTTAACAAATGATTTGACAAGTTTTGAAGGACTACTTTCACACACATTGCCATTCTTAATAAAAATGGCAACGATGTGTATATTTTTGATAATTGGTACATTTTTTATCAATTATAAACTGGCTCTTGCAGAATGCTTTATGATTTTTATTTCCATTCCTATCTTAATCTTTGGAGAAAAAACAGCCAAAACACTGGAAATAGATAAACGAAGGATAAATGAAACTATGATTTCCAATGTACTGGAATATATAGGAGGTATTAAGGTTTTTAGAGCATATAATATGCAGGCATCAAATTTCGATAGATTAAAAAACAACATGGATTTAGTGAGAAAAAATGGCATTAGCACTGAAATGAAGTTGGCAATACCGACAGCATTATATGCTTCATTAGTAAATTTTATAATCCCAATGACTTTGTTGGGTGGAGGTTATTTATTTTTAAAGGGAGATTTTAAAGGTGAATCACTCATCGCTTTTATGGTTATGGGAATTGCGTTGTCAGGGGTTTTAAGTTCATTTGAAAGATACTATATTATGTTAAAAAATCTAAAAATTGCTTCCGATAATTTGAAAGAAGTTATGAAGTATAAAACATTTGACTACAATAATAAGGAAGATGAAATATGTAGTTATTCTGTGGAATTTAAAGATGTTTCTTTTTCGTATGATGATAATAAAGAAGTATTGCATAATATAAACTTTACAGCAAATGAAGGAAGTGTAACTGCTCTAATTGGCGAATCGGGGTCAGGGAAAAGCACAATAATGAATTTGATTGCAAGGTTTTGGGATGTAACAAATGGAGAAATTTTAATTGGCGCTAAGAACATTGAAAATATCAATCCTGATAGCTTATTGGCTTCAGTCGGAGCTGTGTTCCAAGAAAATATTTTGTTATCAGATACTATATTTAACAATATTTTGATAGGGAATCCTAATGCAAGTTATGACGATGTAATAGAGGCTTCAAAAATAGCTTGTTGCCACGAATTTATCACTTCGTTGCCGGAGGGATATAATACGAAAGTTGCTGAAGGAGGAACCTCACTTTCTGGTGGTGAAAAACAAAGAATTAGTATTGCCAGAGCTATTTTGAAAAATGCTCCGATACTGTTGTTAGATGAATTTACAGCATCCTTAGATGCGGATAATGAAATGAGGATTAACAAAGCCTTTGAGCATTTAATAAAAGGAAAAACAGTGGTTGTTATTGCACATAGACTTCATACTATAAGAAATGCAGATCAAATCATATTGCTGAATAAAGGAGAGATTGAAGAGATTGGGAATCATGCAGAATTATTTAAAAAAAGAGGTCATTATTACAAGATGATAACAAAACAAATAGAATCGAAAAATGATTGA